The Myxococcaceae bacterium genome includes a region encoding these proteins:
- the tuf gene encoding elongation factor Tu (EF-Tu; promotes GTP-dependent binding of aminoacyl-tRNA to the A-site of ribosomes during protein biosynthesis; when the tRNA anticodon matches the mRNA codon, GTP hydrolysis results; the inactive EF-Tu-GDP leaves the ribosome and release of GDP is promoted by elongation factor Ts; many prokaryotes have two copies of the gene encoding EF-Tu): SEMVMPGDNVTITVDLITPIAMDKELRFAIREGGHTVGAGVVSEILE; encoded by the coding sequence GCTCGGAAATGGTTATGCCGGGTGATAACGTGACCATCACGGTGGATTTGATCACGCCGATTGCGATGGATAAGGAACTTCGTTTTGCGATTCGTGAAGGCGGTCATACCGTAGGCGCGGGCGTTGTTTCGGAAATTTTGGAATAA